From Deferrisoma camini S3R1, the proteins below share one genomic window:
- a CDS encoding polyprenyl synthetase family protein, whose protein sequence is MAAVVRMMEAELAAVERQFERNLDSRVPLIQTVGRYVLTSGGKRIRPLLLLLSARLCGYRGDRAVPLASIVEFIHTATLLHDDVVDDADLRRGQKSANTVWGNEATVLVGDFLFSKSFSLMVGDGDLRVLRAMADATTALAEGEILELLKTCDLDVTVEEYLDVIRNKTAVLIAAACEVGALLGVADEGRVAALKGYGMDVGIAFQLVDDCLDFVGDRERFGKPVGADLEEGKITLPVIHALGAATDEERDRVARLVEQDAFSDDDRAWVREFVVRRGGVDAALGMARDRVEQAKARLAAFPACPEREALGVVADYVVARDR, encoded by the coding sequence AACTGGCCGCCGTGGAGCGCCAGTTCGAGCGAAATCTGGACTCTCGGGTGCCCCTGATCCAGACCGTGGGCCGGTACGTGCTCACGAGCGGCGGCAAACGGATCCGGCCGCTCCTGCTCCTGCTGTCCGCGCGGCTGTGCGGGTACCGGGGAGACCGGGCCGTGCCGCTGGCCTCGATCGTGGAGTTCATCCACACGGCCACCCTGCTCCACGACGACGTGGTGGACGACGCGGATCTTCGGCGCGGCCAGAAGTCGGCCAACACCGTGTGGGGCAACGAGGCCACCGTGCTGGTGGGCGACTTCCTGTTCAGCAAGTCGTTCTCCCTGATGGTGGGCGACGGCGACCTGCGGGTGCTCCGGGCCATGGCCGACGCCACCACGGCCCTGGCCGAGGGCGAGATCCTCGAGCTGCTGAAGACCTGCGACCTGGACGTGACGGTGGAGGAGTACCTCGACGTGATCCGCAACAAGACCGCGGTGCTGATCGCCGCCGCCTGCGAGGTGGGGGCCCTGCTGGGCGTCGCGGACGAGGGGCGGGTGGCGGCCCTGAAGGGATACGGCATGGACGTGGGCATCGCGTTCCAGCTGGTGGACGACTGCCTGGACTTCGTGGGGGACCGGGAGCGGTTCGGCAAGCCGGTGGGCGCGGACCTGGAGGAGGGCAAGATCACCCTGCCCGTGATCCACGCCCTCGGCGCTGCAACGGACGAGGAACGGGACCGGGTGGCCCGGCTGGTGGAGCAGGACGCGTTCTCCGACGACGACCGGGCCTGGGTCCGTGAGTTCGTGGTCCGGCGGGGGGGGGTCGACGCGGCCCTGGGCATGGCCCGGGACCGGGTGGAGCAGGCCAAGGCCCGCCTCGCGGCGTTCCCGGCCTGCCCCGAGCGGGAGGCCCTGGGGGTGGTGGCCGACTACGTGGTGGCCCGGGACCGATAG
- the rpsF gene encoding 30S ribosomal protein S6 → MAELWNRYESLILFDPDLGEEARTELIGRVKEYITNASGRILKTDHWGLRDLAFVMKGRSKAYYLLVEFAGPAPVSTELARRLNLLDTVLKFQTIKLEDRVDPAELPESEEESGVPAAEEKPAEEAPAEEAAAAQAGDAGEAEKTEE, encoded by the coding sequence ATGGCCGAGTTGTGGAACCGTTACGAGAGCCTGATCCTCTTCGACCCCGACCTCGGGGAGGAGGCCCGCACCGAGCTGATCGGGCGGGTCAAGGAGTACATCACCAACGCATCGGGTCGGATCCTCAAGACCGACCACTGGGGCCTGCGTGACCTGGCCTTCGTGATGAAGGGCCGGTCCAAGGCCTACTACCTGCTCGTGGAGTTCGCCGGCCCAGCGCCGGTGTCCACCGAGCTGGCCCGCCGCCTGAACCTCCTCGACACGGTCCTGAAGTTCCAGACCATCAAGCTCGAAGACCGGGTGGACCCCGCCGAGCTTCCGGAGTCCGAGGAGGAGTCCGGGGTGCCCGCCGCCGAGGAGAAACCGGCCGAGGAGGCGCCGGCCGAAGAGGCCGCGGCGGCCCAGGCAGGAGACGCCGGCGAAGCCGAGAAGACCGAAGAGTAA
- the rpsR gene encoding 30S ribosomal protein S18, translating to MAHPYRRRGRRKVCRFCVDPSLPLNYKHPEVLRQFLSERAKIVPRRISGNCSYHQRLLTREIKRARNVALLPFTELP from the coding sequence ATGGCTCATCCGTACCGACGCCGCGGCCGCCGCAAGGTGTGCCGGTTCTGTGTGGACCCCAGTCTTCCCCTGAACTACAAGCACCCCGAGGTACTCCGGCAGTTCCTGTCGGAGCGGGCCAAGATCGTGCCCCGCCGGATCTCGGGGAACTGCTCGTACCACCAACGGCTCCTGACCCGGGAGATCAAGCGGGCCCGCAACGTGGCCCTGTTGCCGTTTACGGAGCTGCCCTGA
- a CDS encoding DUF2232 domain-containing protein, translating to MTRKTAGRPPVVENAAAGVASAALFLLSLWAPAVGFGLALMSPLPLAWAAWKRGPTAGLVALAVAGGAAVLVAGPAATALYVAQFGGPGVALGFFEGARRPAHQVVGVYVFLAATGSAVAVTGLAWAGGTTPAAWLTATVAETRETLARLLEGSATDPAAAAALAEGLDRTAELLRRLFPGLFVMVSVLTGWMNGVALRRMAKDPSAASWIEWRAPAGWIWGLLAAGFAAVLGTGPVRTVGWNVFLVLGAVYFLQGIAVVQHLFVTRGFPVFVRALAYVIVFVQFPVMVLVAGIGAFDLWFDFRARWARTPQA from the coding sequence GTGACCCGCAAGACGGCCGGCCGCCCCCCTGTGGTGGAGAACGCCGCGGCCGGGGTCGCGTCGGCGGCGTTGTTCCTGCTGTCCCTCTGGGCCCCGGCCGTGGGGTTCGGCCTGGCCCTGATGAGTCCGCTGCCGTTGGCGTGGGCGGCCTGGAAGCGGGGGCCCACGGCCGGGCTCGTGGCCCTGGCCGTGGCCGGGGGCGCCGCCGTGCTGGTGGCGGGCCCGGCCGCCACGGCCCTGTACGTGGCCCAGTTCGGCGGCCCCGGCGTGGCCTTGGGGTTCTTCGAGGGGGCCCGCCGGCCCGCCCACCAGGTGGTGGGGGTGTACGTGTTCCTGGCCGCCACCGGCAGTGCGGTGGCCGTGACCGGGTTGGCGTGGGCCGGCGGCACCACGCCGGCCGCCTGGTTGACGGCCACGGTGGCCGAGACCCGGGAGACCCTGGCCCGCTTGCTGGAGGGGTCGGCCACCGACCCGGCCGCGGCCGCGGCCCTGGCCGAGGGTCTCGACCGGACCGCGGAGCTTCTGCGCCGGCTGTTCCCGGGGCTGTTCGTGATGGTCTCGGTGCTCACCGGCTGGATGAACGGGGTGGCCCTGCGGAGGATGGCCAAGGACCCCTCGGCCGCGTCCTGGATCGAGTGGCGGGCGCCGGCTGGCTGGATCTGGGGGTTGCTGGCCGCCGGGTTTGCCGCCGTGCTGGGCACGGGTCCGGTCCGGACGGTGGGCTGGAACGTGTTCCTGGTGCTCGGGGCCGTGTACTTCCTGCAGGGGATCGCGGTGGTGCAGCACCTGTTCGTGACCCGCGGGTTTCCCGTGTTCGTGCGGGCGCTCGCTTACGTGATCGTGTTCGTACAGTTTCCGGTGATGGTCCTCGTGGCCGGGATCGGGGCGTTCGACCTGTGGTTCGACTTCCGGGCCCGGTGGGCCCGCACGCCCCAGGCCTGA
- the rplI gene encoding 50S ribosomal protein L9, with protein sequence MKVILKETVPNLGTVGDVVTVRDGYARNYLIPKGLAALADPRNVKAIEHQRRALEKKRLREIAKAEELAKALDGQRLVFRRKASDQQHLFGSVTTIDIERALQEKGFSITRKQVLLDQPLKSVGEFPVGIKLHGGVRTQVVAVVEAEAAEA encoded by the coding sequence ATGAAGGTGATCCTGAAGGAGACGGTCCCCAACCTGGGCACCGTCGGCGACGTGGTGACCGTGCGGGACGGCTACGCCCGGAACTACCTCATCCCCAAGGGTTTGGCCGCCCTGGCCGATCCCCGCAACGTGAAGGCGATCGAGCACCAGAGGCGGGCCCTGGAGAAGAAGCGCCTGCGCGAGATCGCCAAGGCCGAGGAGCTGGCCAAGGCCCTGGACGGGCAGCGGCTGGTGTTCCGGCGCAAGGCCTCGGACCAGCAGCACCTGTTCGGGTCGGTCACGACCATCGACATCGAGCGGGCGCTGCAGGAGAAGGGGTTCTCCATCACCCGCAAGCAGGTCCTGCTGGACCAGCCCCTGAAGTCGGTGGGCGAGTTCCCGGTGGGGATCAAGCTCCACGGCGGGGTTCGCACCCAGGTGGTCGCGGTGGTCGAGGCCGAGGCGGCCGAGGCCTAG
- the dnaB gene encoding replicative DNA helicase: MPVSQPTALPSKVPPHSLEAEVGVLGAVLLQNDVLAQVAELIDRDDFYRTGHRLIFEAMLDLSERGAPIDLVTITEELRKKGVLEKAGGAAYIGGLTDQVPSASNAEHYARIVRERAIQRKLIWVATEIASEGYDPDADVEEYLDRAEQEIFKITQRKISPSFVRLRDVLKDAFAKIEELYERKELVTGVPTGFHELDQLTAGLQPSDLIIVAGRPGMGKTSFVLNIAHYASVHEGLPVGFFSLEMSREQLAVRLLCAEARIDSHRLRRGMLKDSDFPKLSRAAGVLAEAPFFIDDTPGISTLELRAKARRLKAEAGLELVIVDYLQLMRARGSYDVREQEISEISRSLKALAKELHLPVIALSQLNRGVESRSDKRPLLSDLRESGAIEQDADVIMFIYRDEVYNSDSPDKGVAEIIVGKQRQGPTGTVKLAFLNEYTAFENLARGYGE; encoded by the coding sequence ATGCCCGTGTCCCAGCCGACGGCGCTGCCTTCCAAGGTTCCCCCCCACAGCCTCGAGGCCGAGGTGGGGGTGTTGGGCGCGGTGCTGCTGCAGAACGACGTGCTGGCCCAGGTGGCCGAACTGATCGACCGGGACGACTTCTACCGCACGGGCCACCGGCTGATCTTCGAGGCCATGCTCGACCTGTCGGAGCGGGGCGCCCCGATCGACCTGGTCACGATCACCGAGGAGCTGCGCAAGAAGGGGGTGCTCGAAAAGGCGGGGGGCGCGGCCTACATCGGCGGCCTCACCGACCAGGTGCCCTCGGCCAGCAACGCCGAGCACTACGCCCGCATCGTGCGCGAGCGGGCCATCCAGCGAAAGCTGATCTGGGTGGCCACCGAGATCGCCAGCGAGGGGTACGACCCCGACGCGGACGTGGAGGAGTACCTGGACCGGGCCGAGCAGGAGATCTTCAAGATCACCCAGCGGAAGATCTCGCCGTCGTTCGTGCGGCTGCGCGACGTGCTCAAGGACGCGTTCGCCAAGATCGAGGAGCTCTACGAGCGCAAGGAGCTGGTGACCGGGGTGCCCACGGGGTTCCACGAGCTCGACCAGCTCACCGCTGGGCTGCAGCCCTCGGACCTGATCATCGTGGCGGGCCGGCCGGGCATGGGCAAGACCTCGTTCGTGCTGAACATCGCCCACTACGCCTCGGTGCACGAGGGGCTGCCGGTGGGGTTCTTCAGCCTCGAGATGAGCCGCGAGCAGCTCGCGGTGCGGCTGCTGTGCGCCGAGGCCCGCATCGACTCCCACCGGCTCCGGCGGGGCATGCTCAAGGACTCGGACTTCCCCAAGCTGAGCCGTGCCGCGGGCGTGCTGGCGGAGGCCCCGTTCTTCATCGACGACACCCCGGGCATCTCCACCCTGGAGCTGCGGGCCAAGGCCCGGCGGCTCAAGGCCGAGGCCGGCCTCGAGCTGGTGATCGTGGACTACCTGCAGCTCATGCGGGCCCGGGGCAGCTACGACGTGCGCGAGCAGGAAATCAGCGAGATCTCCCGGTCCCTCAAGGCCCTGGCCAAGGAGCTGCACCTGCCGGTGATCGCCCTGTCCCAGCTCAACCGGGGGGTGGAGAGCCGAAGCGACAAGCGGCCGCTGCTGTCGGACCTGCGGGAGTCCGGGGCCATCGAGCAGGACGCGGACGTGATCATGTTCATTTACCGGGACGAGGTGTACAACAGCGACTCCCCCGACAAGGGCGTGGCCGAGATCATCGTGGGCAAGCAGCGCCAGGGCCCCACCGGCACCGTGAAGCTCGCGTTCCTGAACGAGTACACCGCGTTCGAGAACCTGGCCCGGGGGTATGGAGAGTAG
- the tatA gene encoding twin-arginine translocase TatA/TatE family subunit, whose amino-acid sequence MFGMPGGSEWLIILLIVLVIFGGKKIPELMGGLGKGIKSFKKAMNEPDAIDVTPEKKEEIPHEAAKEDEGEKKTQA is encoded by the coding sequence ATGTTCGGAATGCCCGGGGGCTCGGAGTGGCTGATCATCCTGCTCATCGTGCTGGTGATCTTCGGGGGCAAGAAGATCCCGGAGCTCATGGGGGGGCTGGGCAAGGGGATCAAGAGCTTCAAGAAGGCCATGAACGAGCCCGACGCCATCGACGTGACGCCTGAGAAGAAGGAGGAGATCCCCCACGAGGCGGCCAAGGAGGACGAGGGGGAGAAGAAGACTCAGGCCTGA